From Yersinia hibernica, a single genomic window includes:
- a CDS encoding PLP-dependent aminotransferase family protein, whose product MTRYQQLADILSQRIKEGLYIAGERLPSVRVLSDEHGVSISTVQQAYRQLEECLLIEARAKSGYFVRCSSNLPSLPATCTHAQRPVEISQWENTLAFLQRGNQENVIHLGVGSPDLSGPGLKILSRLLSRISLHQSEEVLEYDNIYGTLVLREQIARLMLDSGNHQSADNIIITSGCHGALAIALGAVCQPGDIVAVDSPSFHGAMQTLKGMGMKVIEIPTDPVVGISLEALEMALDQWPIKAIQLTPTCNNPLGYNMPDERKKALLTLAQRYDVAIIEDDVYGALAYQYPRPPTIASFDDDGRVLLCSSFSKTVAPGLRIGWIAPGRYLDKALHMKYISAGRAASLPQLAMAEFIKQGHYMQHLRRMRRQYQRNRDIMTAWVMKYFPPNTCLSRPQGSFMLWVELPHGFDSLRLNRCLLPLGIQVAAGFISSASGKYRNCLRLSYSKPMTAEIERAVQKVGKTIYELLADAEPKVALAQQNQP is encoded by the coding sequence ATGACTCGTTACCAACAACTGGCTGATATTTTGAGTCAGCGGATTAAAGAAGGGCTTTATATTGCAGGTGAGCGGCTGCCCTCGGTCAGAGTATTGAGTGACGAGCATGGGGTGAGCATTAGTACCGTACAACAAGCTTATCGGCAGTTGGAAGAGTGTCTGTTGATTGAGGCGCGTGCAAAGTCGGGTTATTTCGTGCGGTGTAGTTCAAATTTGCCCTCTTTGCCCGCCACGTGTACCCATGCACAGCGGCCGGTCGAGATATCGCAGTGGGAAAATACGCTGGCATTTCTGCAAAGAGGCAATCAGGAGAATGTTATTCATTTGGGCGTGGGTTCGCCGGATCTTTCTGGCCCTGGGCTGAAAATTCTCAGTCGTTTATTGAGCCGTATTAGCCTTCATCAGAGTGAAGAAGTGCTGGAGTATGACAATATTTATGGCACGCTGGTATTACGTGAGCAAATTGCTCGTCTGATGCTGGATAGCGGCAATCATCAATCGGCTGACAATATTATTATTACATCCGGCTGCCATGGCGCACTGGCGATTGCGTTAGGTGCGGTTTGCCAGCCCGGTGACATTGTGGCGGTGGATTCCCCCAGTTTCCACGGTGCGATGCAAACCCTGAAAGGGATGGGCATGAAAGTGATTGAAATCCCAACCGATCCTGTGGTGGGAATCAGTCTGGAGGCGCTTGAAATGGCGCTAGATCAATGGCCGATTAAAGCTATTCAACTCACACCAACGTGCAATAATCCACTGGGCTACAATATGCCCGATGAACGCAAAAAAGCGCTGCTGACACTCGCTCAGCGTTATGATGTCGCCATAATTGAAGATGATGTGTATGGTGCGCTGGCCTATCAATATCCCCGCCCACCAACGATTGCTTCATTTGATGATGACGGGCGAGTATTGCTGTGCAGTTCTTTCTCAAAAACGGTGGCCCCGGGGTTGCGTATCGGCTGGATTGCACCGGGGCGCTATTTAGATAAAGCGCTGCATATGAAATATATTTCTGCCGGGCGAGCTGCTTCATTACCCCAATTGGCGATGGCTGAATTTATCAAGCAGGGCCATTACATGCAGCATTTGCGCCGAATGCGCCGCCAATATCAACGCAATCGCGACATTATGACCGCTTGGGTGATGAAATATTTCCCGCCCAATACCTGCTTAAGTCGGCCACAGGGCAGTTTTATGTTATGGGTCGAATTGCCGCACGGGTTTGATAGTCTGCGTCTTAATCGCTGCTTATTACCATTGGGGATACAGGTGGCGGCTGGGTTTATTAGCTCCGCCTCAGGGAAATACCGCAATTGTCTGCGCTTGAGTTACAGCAAGCCGATGACGGCTGAAATTGAACGTGCAGTGCAAAAAGTGGGTAAGACAATTTACGAGTTGTTGGCTGATGCTGAGCCGAAAGTCGCTTTAGCACAGCAAAACCAGCCATAA
- a CDS encoding heme ABC transporter ATP-binding protein, with product MVNSALLTANQLSYHVQGQRLINHVSLHIASGEMVAIIGPNGAGKSTLLRLLTGYLSPSEGQCQLLGKDLNSWQPQALARTRAVMRQYSDLAFPFSVSEVIQMGRAPYGAAQNHQALQEVMAQTDCLALAQRDYRALSGGEQQRVQLARVLAQLWQPEPAPRWLFLDEPTSALDLYHQQHTLRLLRQLTNQEPLAVCCVLHDLNLAALYADRILLLAQGELVASGTPEQVLNAETLTRWYQADLGVSRHPESALPQIYLRQ from the coding sequence GTGGTTAATAGCGCGTTATTAACAGCGAATCAGCTTTCTTACCATGTTCAGGGGCAAAGGCTGATTAATCATGTTTCATTACACATCGCCAGCGGGGAAATGGTGGCGATTATCGGGCCAAACGGCGCGGGCAAATCCACCCTACTGCGTTTATTAACGGGCTACCTTTCTCCCTCTGAAGGCCAGTGCCAGTTGCTGGGCAAAGATCTCAATAGCTGGCAGCCCCAAGCATTGGCGCGCACCCGAGCAGTGATGCGCCAATACAGTGACTTGGCCTTTCCATTCAGTGTTAGTGAAGTGATTCAAATGGGCCGGGCACCTTATGGTGCGGCACAAAATCATCAAGCATTGCAAGAAGTTATGGCGCAAACAGACTGCCTAGCTTTGGCACAACGCGATTACCGTGCACTCTCGGGCGGCGAGCAACAGCGGGTGCAACTCGCGCGGGTATTAGCGCAATTGTGGCAACCGGAACCGGCCCCGCGCTGGCTGTTCCTTGACGAGCCGACTTCGGCATTAGATTTGTATCATCAACAACATACCCTGCGGTTACTGCGTCAACTCACTAACCAAGAACCCTTGGCTGTATGCTGTGTTCTGCATGATTTGAATCTGGCGGCACTGTATGCCGATCGTATTTTACTGTTAGCGCAAGGTGAGCTGGTGGCCAGTGGCACACCAGAGCAAGTGCTCAATGCTGAAACGCTGACCCGCTGGTATCAGGCTGATTTGGGAGTTTCGCGTCACCCGGAAAGCGCCCTGCCACAGATTTATTTGCGTCAGTAA
- a CDS encoding FecCD family ABC transporter permease — protein sequence MNCRIHPRLMLSILLMILIILALGSANMGALTLSFRTLWHASLDDAMWHIWLNIRLPRVLLAVVVGCALAVSGAIMQGLFRNPLADPGLLGISSGAALCVGLIIVMPFSLPPLLALYSHMVGAFIGSLAISVVIFTLSRWGHGNLSRLLLAGIAINALCGAAVGVLTYISDDQQLRQFSLWSMGSLGQAQWSTLMVATSLILPACVLGLLQARQLNLLQLGDEEAHYLGVNVRQAKLRLLLLSAILIGAAVAVSGVIGFIGLVVPHLIRMRIGADHRWLLPGAALGGACLLLTADTLARTLVAPAEMPVGLITSLLGGPYFLWLILRQREQRSG from the coding sequence ATGAATTGCCGTATCCACCCGCGCCTGATGCTGAGTATCTTGTTGATGATTCTGATCATCTTAGCGCTCGGCTCAGCCAATATGGGTGCATTGACGCTCTCGTTCCGCACGTTGTGGCACGCCTCACTAGATGATGCTATGTGGCATATTTGGCTCAATATCCGCCTGCCTCGCGTGCTGTTGGCGGTGGTGGTTGGCTGCGCACTGGCCGTTTCCGGCGCTATCATGCAAGGGTTATTCCGCAACCCGCTGGCAGACCCCGGTTTGCTGGGTATCAGCAGCGGTGCGGCTCTGTGTGTCGGCCTGATTATTGTTATGCCGTTCAGCCTGCCGCCCCTGTTGGCACTTTACAGTCATATGGTTGGCGCGTTTATTGGCAGTCTGGCGATTTCAGTCGTCATTTTCACCCTCAGCCGCTGGGGGCATGGCAACTTATCGCGCTTGCTGCTGGCCGGTATCGCCATTAATGCGCTGTGTGGTGCCGCAGTTGGGGTATTGACCTATATCAGTGATGACCAACAGTTACGCCAATTTTCCTTATGGAGCATGGGCAGCTTAGGTCAGGCACAGTGGTCAACACTTATGGTAGCCACCTCATTGATTTTGCCCGCGTGTGTACTCGGTTTGTTGCAAGCTCGTCAATTAAACCTGTTGCAACTGGGGGATGAAGAAGCGCATTACCTCGGGGTCAATGTACGGCAAGCCAAATTGCGCCTGCTGCTGCTCAGCGCGATTTTAATTGGTGCCGCCGTTGCGGTCAGTGGAGTGATTGGTTTTATTGGGTTGGTCGTACCGCATCTGATCCGTATGCGTATTGGAGCCGACCACCGCTGGTTACTGCCTGGTGCTGCGCTGGGCGGGGCTTGCTTATTACTGACCGCCGACACGCTGGCCCGAACCTTGGTAGCACCGGCTGAAATGCCCGTCGGGTTGATAACCAGTTTACTGGGCGGCCCTTATTTTCTGTGGCTGATTTTACGTCAGCGGGAGCAACGCAGTGGTTAA
- a CDS encoding heme/hemin ABC transporter substrate-binding protein, with translation MRLRLLSLPFILLLSACILPLNALAAERIVTIGGDVTEIAYALGAGGEIVARDSTSLQPQAVQKLPDVGYMRMLNAEGILAMKPTMLLVSELAQPSLVLKQVADSGVNVVTIPGQTTPESVAVKISAVATALHQQEKGQELIKDYQQRLSGVNNTPLPVKVLFVMSHGGLTPMAAGQNTAADAMIRAAGGSNAMQGFSRYRPLSQEGVIASAPDLLLISSDGVRALGGSEGIWKLPGMALTPAGKNKRLLVVDDMALLGFGLETPHVLAQLRKSMEQAQ, from the coding sequence ATGAGACTAAGGTTACTGTCACTCCCTTTCATTCTGTTACTGAGCGCCTGCATTCTGCCGCTAAATGCTTTAGCCGCAGAACGTATCGTCACCATTGGTGGTGATGTCACAGAAATTGCCTACGCACTGGGTGCGGGGGGCGAGATTGTGGCCCGTGACAGTACCAGTCTACAGCCTCAGGCAGTGCAGAAGCTGCCTGATGTTGGTTACATGCGCATGCTCAATGCTGAAGGGATTTTGGCGATGAAGCCGACCATGCTGCTGGTCAGTGAGCTGGCGCAACCTTCACTGGTGCTTAAACAGGTCGCTGACAGCGGTGTGAATGTCGTCACCATCCCCGGCCAAACCACACCGGAAAGTGTGGCAGTAAAAATAAGCGCGGTCGCCACAGCACTGCATCAGCAGGAGAAAGGGCAAGAACTTATCAAAGACTATCAGCAGCGTTTGAGTGGCGTGAATAACACGCCGCTGCCGGTCAAAGTGCTGTTTGTCATGAGCCACGGCGGGTTAACGCCGATGGCCGCAGGTCAAAACACCGCCGCGGACGCCATGATCCGCGCCGCTGGGGGTAGCAACGCGATGCAGGGGTTCAGCCGCTATCGTCCCCTGTCACAGGAGGGTGTGATTGCCAGCGCCCCGGATTTATTACTGATTAGCAGTGACGGCGTAAGAGCGCTAGGGGGCAGTGAGGGCATCTGGAAATTACCCGGGATGGCATTAACACCCGCGGGTAAAAATAAGCGCCTATTAGTCGTGGATGACATGGCGCTGCTGGGCTTTGGTCTGGAAACCCCACACGTGCTGGCGCAGCTGCGCAAAAGTATGGAACAAGCGCAATGA
- a CDS encoding hemin-degrading factor, producing MSKSIYEQYQQAKADNPGKYARDLATLMGISEAELTHSRVGHDAKRLKADARTLLAALEAVGEVKAITRNTYAVHEQMGRYENQHLNGHAGLILNPRDLDLRLFLNQWASAFTLTEETRHGVRHSIQFFDHQGDALHKVYVTEQTDMPAWEALLAQFITTENPQLQLEPLSAPEVAKPTATDETVDTEWRAMTDVHQFFQLLKRNNLTRQQAFRAVGNDLAYQVDNSSLTQLLHIAQQEQNEIMIFVGNRGCVQIFTGMIEKVTPHQDWINVFNKRFTLHLIETAIAESWITRKPTKDGFVTSLELFAADGTQLAQLYGQRTEGQPEQTQWREQIARLNNKDIAA from the coding sequence ATGAGCAAGTCAATATATGAACAGTATCAGCAAGCAAAAGCCGATAACCCAGGCAAATATGCTCGCGATTTAGCCACACTGATGGGCATATCAGAAGCGGAACTGACCCACAGCCGCGTCGGTCATGATGCCAAACGCCTGAAAGCTGATGCCCGCACATTGTTGGCCGCATTAGAGGCGGTCGGTGAAGTCAAAGCTATCACCCGCAATACTTATGCGGTGCATGAGCAAATGGGGCGCTATGAGAATCAACATCTGAACGGCCATGCGGGTTTAATCCTCAATCCGCGCGATTTAGATTTGCGTCTGTTTCTCAATCAATGGGCCAGCGCATTCACATTGACAGAAGAAACTCGCCACGGTGTGCGTCATAGCATCCAGTTCTTCGACCATCAGGGCGATGCTTTGCATAAAGTGTATGTCACTGAACAAACTGACATGCCCGCCTGGGAAGCACTGCTGGCGCAGTTCATCACCACAGAAAACCCACAATTGCAGCTAGAGCCACTAAGCGCACCTGAAGTAGCAAAACCGACCGCCACGGATGAAACAGTCGATACCGAATGGCGCGCCATGACTGACGTACACCAGTTTTTCCAGTTGCTCAAGCGCAATAATCTGACGCGCCAGCAAGCATTCCGCGCAGTGGGTAATGACCTAGCTTATCAGGTTGATAACAGTTCACTGACCCAACTTTTGCATATTGCCCAGCAAGAACAGAACGAAATTATGATTTTCGTCGGTAACCGCGGTTGTGTGCAAATCTTTACCGGCATGATTGAAAAGGTCACACCGCATCAAGATTGGATTAATGTTTTCAACAAGCGCTTCACTCTGCATCTGATTGAAACCGCTATTGCGGAAAGCTGGATTACCCGCAAACCCACTAAAGACGGGTTTGTCACTAGCTTGGAACTGTTTGCTGCGGATGGTACTCAGTTGGCTCAACTTTACGGCCAGCGCACTGAAGGGCAACCAGAACAAACTCAATGGCGTGAGCAGATTGCTCGCCTAAATAATAAGGATATCGCCGCATGA
- a CDS encoding TonB-dependent hemoglobin/transferrin/lactoferrin family receptor — MPRFTPDRFRWSPLSLAIVCSLPLAAQAADTTSTTATSSKKHTTDTMVVTATGNERSSFEAPMMVTVIEANTPTSETATSAADMLRKIPGLTVTGSGRVNGQDVTLRGYGKTGVLTLVDGIRQGTDTGHLNATFLDPALVKRVEVVRGPSALLYGSGALGGVISYETVNAADLLLPGQNTGYRVYSSAATGDNSFGLGATAYGRTDDVDGILSFGTRDIGNIRQSDGFKAPNDETISNVMAKGTWRIDQIQSLSANLRYYNNNAIEPKNPQTSAASSSNIMTNRSTIQRDAQLKYHIKPLDQEWLNATAQVYYSEVEINARPQGTPEEGRKQTTEGGKLENRTRLWTDSIASHLLTYGTEAYKQEQTPGGATESFPQADIRFGSGWLQDEITLRDLPVSILAGTRYDNYRGSSEGYADVDADKWSSRGALTVTPTDWLMLFGSYAQAFRAPTMGEMYNDSKHFSIPIGGGRFITNNWVPNPNLKPETNETQEYGFGLRFSDLLMAEDDLQFKASYFDTNAKDYIETKVNMTAMTTTSVNIDRAKIWGWDATMSYKTALFNWDLAYNRTRGKNQNTNTWLESINPDTVTSTLDVPVANSGFAVGWIATFADRSQPLSTGKRQAGYGLNDFYVSYKGQEQFKGVTTTVVLGNAFDKEYYAPQGVPQDGRNAKFFVSYQW, encoded by the coding sequence ATGCCTCGTTTCACTCCCGACCGTTTCCGCTGGTCCCCTCTCAGTTTGGCCATCGTTTGTAGCCTGCCTCTGGCGGCTCAAGCTGCTGATACCACATCCACCACCGCCACAAGCAGCAAAAAACACACCACCGACACCATGGTGGTCACGGCAACCGGTAATGAGCGCAGTAGCTTTGAAGCGCCGATGATGGTGACAGTGATTGAAGCCAACACCCCCACCAGTGAAACCGCGACCTCTGCTGCAGATATGTTGCGCAAAATTCCGGGGCTGACAGTCACAGGCAGCGGGCGAGTTAACGGGCAAGATGTCACATTGCGGGGCTACGGCAAAACTGGCGTACTCACCTTGGTTGATGGTATTCGTCAAGGCACCGATACCGGCCACCTGAATGCCACTTTCCTCGACCCAGCACTGGTCAAACGGGTTGAAGTGGTGCGCGGCCCCTCAGCACTGCTGTATGGTAGCGGCGCATTGGGTGGGGTGATTTCTTACGAAACAGTCAATGCCGCTGACCTGTTGTTACCGGGCCAAAACACCGGCTACCGGGTTTACAGCTCCGCCGCAACCGGTGATAACAGCTTCGGCCTAGGGGCCACAGCTTATGGCCGCACTGATGATGTCGATGGCATTCTCTCCTTCGGCACCCGCGATATCGGCAATATCCGTCAGAGTGATGGATTTAAGGCACCGAATGATGAAACCATCAGTAACGTCATGGCAAAAGGGACTTGGCGTATTGACCAAATCCAATCTTTGAGTGCCAATTTGCGTTATTACAATAATAACGCGATAGAGCCAAAGAACCCGCAAACCAGCGCAGCATCCAGCAGCAATATCATGACCAATCGCTCGACAATTCAACGTGATGCTCAGCTTAAATACCACATTAAACCGCTGGATCAAGAATGGTTGAATGCCACCGCCCAGGTTTACTACTCCGAAGTAGAAATCAATGCGCGGCCGCAGGGCACACCAGAAGAGGGGCGCAAGCAAACCACCGAAGGGGGCAAGCTGGAAAACCGCACCCGCCTGTGGACAGATAGCATTGCCTCACACCTGCTGACTTACGGCACTGAAGCATATAAACAAGAGCAAACGCCGGGCGGCGCCACCGAAAGTTTCCCCCAAGCCGATATTCGTTTTGGCTCGGGTTGGCTGCAAGACGAAATCACCTTGCGCGACCTGCCGGTTTCCATTTTAGCCGGTACCCGCTATGACAATTATCGCGGTAGCAGTGAAGGTTATGCCGACGTCGATGCCGATAAATGGTCATCACGCGGCGCGCTGACAGTCACCCCCACAGACTGGCTGATGCTGTTCGGTTCCTATGCGCAGGCTTTCCGCGCACCGACCATGGGTGAGATGTACAACGATTCCAAACACTTCTCCATTCCTATTGGTGGCGGCAGATTCATCACAAACAACTGGGTGCCGAATCCAAACCTAAAACCGGAAACCAACGAAACTCAGGAATACGGTTTTGGTCTGCGCTTTAGTGACTTGCTGATGGCCGAAGATGACCTGCAATTCAAAGCCAGTTACTTCGATACCAACGCGAAAGACTATATCGAAACCAAGGTCAACATGACCGCCATGACCACCACGTCGGTGAATATCGATCGCGCCAAAATTTGGGGCTGGGATGCCACCATGAGTTACAAAACCGCCCTGTTTAACTGGGATCTGGCCTATAACCGCACCCGGGGTAAAAACCAGAATACCAATACTTGGCTCGAATCCATTAACCCAGATACCGTGACCAGCACCTTGGATGTGCCCGTCGCCAACAGTGGTTTTGCCGTCGGCTGGATTGCCACCTTTGCTGACCGCTCTCAGCCATTAAGCACCGGCAAACGCCAGGCCGGTTATGGCCTCAATGACTTCTATGTCAGCTATAAAGGTCAGGAGCAATTTAAAGGTGTGACCACCACCGTGGTGTTGGGTAACGCATTCGACAAAGAATATTACGCGCCACAAGGTGTGCCGCAAGATGGCCGTAATGCGAAATTCTTCGTGAGCTATCAGTGGTAA
- the hemP gene encoding hemin uptake protein HemP, producing MIDNAYHIDSRYHYLAGYMDKQLNKAPIMNDESATEYPADSKPLSITSEQLLGEYGVAFIVHQGECYQLRQTKAGKLILTK from the coding sequence ATGATTGATAATGCTTATCACATTGATAGTCGTTATCATTACCTTGCTGGCTATATGGATAAACAGTTGAACAAAGCACCAATAATGAACGATGAGTCTGCTACTGAGTATCCGGCGGACAGTAAGCCCCTGTCTATCACCAGCGAACAACTGCTGGGAGAGTATGGTGTCGCTTTTATCGTCCATCAGGGCGAATGCTATCAATTGCGCCAAACCAAAGCTGGGAAATTAATACTGACTAAATAA
- a CDS encoding SDR family oxidoreductase, which yields MKPWLIFGAGHGVGAHLLALANPAPHSGQQLRPVTLLIRNPQQAAALRSQGLTVVCGDACDPESVYQACQLVGPEAAIISTLGGRTADYQGNRLIIDTAEKLGLKRMLLVTSIGCGDSWPTLSAAARAAFGQAVREKSLAESWLQTSGLIYTLIRPGGLLDTPATGKAVRLQTEAHGLVSRADVALHLSQMVEDPASYHQIYALVNPGLAR from the coding sequence ATGAAACCTTGGCTGATATTCGGTGCCGGGCATGGTGTGGGCGCACACCTGCTCGCGCTGGCAAATCCCGCCCCCCACTCTGGCCAGCAGCTGCGCCCGGTCACGCTATTAATACGCAATCCGCAACAAGCAGCAGCCCTGCGCAGCCAGGGTTTGACCGTGGTATGTGGCGATGCTTGTGATCCTGAAAGTGTGTACCAAGCTTGCCAACTCGTCGGGCCAGAGGCGGCCATCATTTCAACATTAGGTGGCCGCACGGCTGACTATCAGGGCAACCGGCTGATTATTGATACTGCCGAGAAACTTGGCTTGAAACGTATGCTTTTGGTTACATCCATTGGCTGTGGTGATAGTTGGCCAACACTTTCCGCCGCCGCCCGCGCCGCTTTTGGTCAGGCGGTTCGTGAAAAGTCACTGGCTGAGAGCTGGTTACAAACCAGTGGCCTGATTTATACCTTAATTCGCCCCGGCGGCTTGCTGGATACACCCGCGACAGGAAAAGCCGTCCGTTTACAAACTGAGGCGCACGGCTTGGTCAGCCGCGCGGATGTTGCATTGCACCTGAGCCAGATGGTCGAAGATCCCGCCAGTTATCACCAAATTTATGCACTGGTCAATCCTGGATTAGCACGCTAA
- the hutX gene encoding heme utilization cystosolic carrier protein HutX yields the protein MNRPSPKDNSSLAEFLATQPDGTLEQIAQDYQVSPLEVVRALPQRVLVSADQFDHVWDSMTQWGDVTTLVHTADIILEHKGPLPSGFHRHGYFNLRDKQGLSGHIRAQNCQAIALLERPFMGMATASVQFFNQQGDVMLKVYVGRDEHRQLRADGLAAFHQLAQQLTQQHDINEKSEGTP from the coding sequence ATGAACCGTCCATCGCCTAAAGATAACTCATCCTTGGCCGAATTTCTTGCCACGCAGCCGGATGGCACACTGGAACAAATTGCACAGGATTATCAGGTCAGCCCACTCGAAGTGGTGCGCGCCTTACCCCAACGTGTTTTAGTCAGTGCCGACCAATTTGACCACGTGTGGGACAGTATGACGCAGTGGGGAGATGTCACCACCCTGGTGCACACTGCCGATATTATTCTGGAACACAAAGGCCCATTGCCGAGTGGTTTTCATCGTCACGGCTATTTTAATCTCCGCGACAAACAAGGGCTTAGCGGCCATATCCGAGCACAAAACTGCCAAGCTATTGCCCTGCTGGAGCGCCCATTCATGGGGATGGCAACGGCATCGGTACAATTTTTTAATCAGCAAGGTGATGTGATGCTGAAGGTCTATGTGGGCCGTGATGAGCACCGCCAACTGCGGGCTGACGGCCTTGCCGCGTTTCATCAATTGGCTCAACAACTCACGCAACAACATGATATAAATGAAAAAAGTGAGGGAACACCATGA